In Nostoc sp. GT001, a genomic segment contains:
- the mdh gene encoding malate dehydrogenase, which yields MSSSPNSSIVCNLPRVTIVGAGRVGSTLAQRVAEKNLADVVLLDIIAGMPQGLALDLMEARGIEIHNRQIIGTNNYADTSGSQIVVITAGLPRKPGMSRDDLLKTNAKIVVEAAKNAIAHSPNAIFIVVTNPLDVMTYLAWQATGLPRDRIMGMAGVLDSARFETFIALELGVLPADVKAMVLGSHGDLMVPLSRYATVNGIPITELLDAATIERLVERTRNGGAEIVELMQTGGAFFAPASATSVMVESILLNQSRLLPVATYLQGEYGLEDVVIGVPCRLGCGGIESVLELTLTDEEREGLHTSARSVRQNIERSQEIICNS from the coding sequence ATGTCTTCTTCCCCTAACTCCTCAATTGTCTGTAATTTACCCCGTGTCACCATCGTGGGTGCGGGTAGGGTTGGTAGTACTTTAGCTCAACGTGTTGCAGAGAAAAACCTGGCAGATGTCGTTTTACTAGATATTATTGCGGGAATGCCTCAAGGTTTGGCGCTGGATTTGATGGAAGCCAGGGGAATTGAAATACATAATCGCCAGATTATCGGCACAAATAATTATGCTGATACATCTGGTTCCCAAATCGTGGTGATTACCGCCGGACTTCCCCGCAAACCAGGGATGAGTCGGGATGATTTGCTGAAAACCAATGCCAAAATTGTGGTGGAAGCGGCAAAAAATGCGATCGCTCATTCTCCTAATGCTATTTTTATTGTTGTCACCAACCCGTTGGATGTGATGACTTATTTAGCTTGGCAAGCAACTGGTTTACCACGCGATCGCATTATGGGTATGGCTGGTGTGTTAGATTCTGCCCGTTTTGAAACCTTCATTGCCCTAGAATTAGGCGTTTTACCTGCCGATGTCAAAGCGATGGTATTGGGTAGCCACGGCGATTTAATGGTTCCCTTGTCTCGTTATGCTACCGTTAACGGCATTCCTATCACTGAATTGCTGGATGCAGCCACAATTGAACGCTTGGTAGAAAGAACTCGCAACGGTGGCGCAGAAATTGTGGAATTGATGCAGACGGGTGGTGCTTTTTTTGCTCCGGCGTCGGCTACTAGTGTGATGGTAGAATCGATTTTATTAAATCAGTCGCGGTTGCTTCCTGTGGCGACGTATCTGCAAGGTGAATACGGTTTAGAAGATGTTGTAATTGGTGTTCCCTGTCGGTTGGGATGCGGTGGAATTGAGAGTGTTTTGGAATTGACGCTGACTGATGAAGAAAGAGAGGGCTTGCATACTTCGGCTCGATCTGTGCGTCAAAATATTGAGCGATCGCAGGAAATAATTTGTAATTCGTAA
- a CDS encoding translation initiation factor encodes MVNEFFRKAKDLLLGSNSDQADQDAEFRNRNVRPASEDPYGDPADPASYSNVRPASEDPYGDPADISSYGNVRPASEDPYGDPADRGEFGDVRPASEDPYGDPADQDSRR; translated from the coding sequence ATGGTAAATGAATTTTTCCGAAAGGCGAAAGACTTACTTTTGGGATCGAACAGCGATCAAGCCGATCAAGATGCCGAATTCCGCAATCGCAATGTACGTCCAGCCAGCGAAGATCCCTACGGCGATCCCGCAGACCCGGCATCTTACAGCAATGTTCGCCCAGCTAGCGAAGACCCTTACGGCGACCCCGCAGATATCTCGTCTTACGGCAATGTTCGCCCAGCTAGCGAAGACCCTTACGGCGACCCCGCAGACAGAGGGGAGTTTGGTGATGTCCGTCCAGCCAGCGAAGATCCCTACGGCGACCCCGCAGATCAGGATTCTCGCCGCTAA
- a CDS encoding P-loop NTPase fold protein, with the protein MNSSSSAITDITNAIASQNPFDRPLVVRSQDVWGKGFPDVPSLNAQVSDTIFEAIEKVRLGQRHIFGVTITAEKGLGKSHLISRIRHRLQADGTALFVYMSECADLNRIKTEFLRNLANSLKQIGSQGVSQWRELATALINEAFNKNHTPQQLVNQFPGALAKNPRVVDILRDKILSIKPDIENPDILTAIIWTLSPDSGHESFAINWLSGRNLPQSKADEMGLANPSNQDKEAESFTTIRQILDLIGRYKPIVICFDELDVPECNEAGFTKAQVVAGIAKDLYNSIKSGVLLTAMYAETWVHQVKVLSYAEAVVDRIGEKVLELKYLNSDDVVTLVATWLKDFYDEKGLTPPHLVYPFDEDKLRELGKERPIVRRVLKWCAENFKVTTEPQPLIPPKNPVESAYIKELEGLASTIQDYMDDKVVLADSLWLGFSALIGETIEKFKIEDITEITAKAADKGYLDFKIVGKENGKTIKIGVAVLQESGGMFVQATLKRLIDYKKFDLTRGCLVRSKQVNKGAAKAQEYLSQLLSPKLGGEWVLLKSEDIKPLLAILLVFYAREDYEFSEEEILDFIYEHKIAVDNYLIREILSDPSGQVPQDAINEETEGSNVTRSEITNTINVDTNDLFPG; encoded by the coding sequence ATGAATAGCTCCTCATCTGCAATTACAGACATCACTAATGCCATTGCAAGCCAAAATCCTTTTGATAGACCTTTAGTAGTTAGAAGTCAAGATGTTTGGGGAAAGGGTTTTCCTGATGTACCTTCTTTAAATGCTCAGGTTTCAGATACTATTTTTGAAGCCATTGAGAAAGTTCGCCTTGGACAGCGCCACATCTTTGGTGTCACCATTACTGCTGAAAAAGGATTAGGCAAAAGCCACCTCATTAGTAGGATTAGACATCGCCTTCAGGCTGATGGGACTGCATTGTTTGTCTATATGAGTGAGTGCGCTGACTTAAACCGAATTAAAACTGAATTTTTGCGGAATCTTGCTAATAGCCTTAAACAAATTGGTAGTCAAGGGGTAAGTCAATGGCGAGAATTAGCAACCGCTCTGATCAACGAAGCTTTCAACAAAAATCATACACCGCAACAACTTGTTAATCAATTCCCAGGAGCTTTGGCAAAAAATCCACGAGTTGTTGATATTTTGAGAGATAAGATACTATCAATCAAGCCTGATATCGAAAACCCTGATATTCTTACAGCTATAATATGGACACTTTCTCCTGATTCAGGTCATGAATCCTTTGCTATCAACTGGTTGTCTGGCAGGAACTTACCACAGTCGAAAGCAGACGAAATGGGTTTAGCAAATCCTAGTAACCAAGATAAAGAAGCAGAATCTTTTACTACAATTCGTCAAATTCTTGATTTAATAGGGCGCTATAAACCAATAGTGATTTGTTTTGATGAATTAGATGTACCAGAATGTAATGAGGCAGGTTTTACTAAAGCACAAGTTGTTGCTGGTATAGCTAAGGATTTGTACAACAGCATTAAAAGTGGTGTTTTGCTAACAGCTATGTATGCTGAAACATGGGTTCATCAAGTCAAAGTCTTATCTTATGCTGAAGCAGTAGTAGATCGAATTGGTGAAAAAGTTCTGGAGTTAAAGTATCTCAACTCTGATGATGTTGTAACTTTAGTTGCTACGTGGTTAAAAGATTTTTATGATGAAAAAGGACTAACACCGCCGCACCTAGTATATCCTTTTGACGAAGATAAATTGAGAGAATTAGGAAAAGAAAGACCTATTGTTAGAAGAGTATTAAAGTGGTGTGCCGAAAATTTTAAAGTTACTACAGAGCCACAACCTCTAATACCACCCAAGAACCCTGTAGAATCTGCTTACATTAAAGAATTAGAGGGACTTGCAAGCACTATACAAGATTATATGGATGATAAAGTTGTGCTTGCTGATTCACTATGGTTAGGCTTTTCTGCACTAATTGGAGAAACTATAGAAAAATTCAAAATTGAAGATATTACAGAAATTACAGCTAAAGCAGCTGATAAAGGATATCTAGACTTCAAAATCGTTGGCAAAGAAAATGGTAAAACAATCAAAATTGGAGTAGCTGTACTACAAGAATCAGGCGGAATGTTTGTTCAGGCAACATTGAAGCGATTAATTGATTACAAAAAGTTTGATTTGACTCGTGGATGTTTAGTTCGTTCTAAGCAAGTTAATAAAGGTGCTGCTAAGGCTCAAGAATATCTAAGTCAGCTATTATCACCTAAACTAGGTGGAGAATGGGTATTGCTTAAAAGCGAAGATATAAAACCACTTTTAGCTATTTTATTAGTTTTTTATGCGCGTGAAGATTATGAATTTAGTGAAGAAGAAATACTTGATTTTATTTACGAACACAAAATAGCAGTTGATAATTATCTTATTCGTGAAATTCTGAGTGATCCATCAGGGCAAGTTCCTCAAGATGCTATCAATGAAGAAACTGAGGGTAGTAACGTAACTCGATCAGAGATTACAAACACCATAAATGTTGATACAAATGATTTATTTCCGGGATAA
- a CDS encoding DUF1802 family protein has product MINTALRLPASEIEALLQGRIIAVMPNKFITLGREFALCPTDASINLLPVEQYYRPSFLPIAQSAFTQLNSEGVLIQPQQMNLLPDEEQLKLPLLAYKTALIKAWARCEMCQILNNAESLAYLSQLTIWTKEGLQEILTQRQNIFLVYLRVYQLPKSIEIAVNSNSQFIPVPQFINVADTKPVLNDRTFAQRKHQLENRQPPLHPELEELQSAIASLSISQPAAKQLDDDIKVFLGWSSDKPTNSLDLDLPWIHKIAEVGNSSDGHTFEKLVRRGLLKLGFTGSGLNPDAMGGAGGMDFYAEQPYPIVGECKATKTEKVPDGTPAQLLKIGMNHLGKFQYDNSIKLIIAAGELNFYASRTATENQMNVISPETLQKLVELQAHYKNSINLLELKECLQQAPFGLAEDKINIYIDKVEQSIRLRSHIVQLVKNYLENSGIESAGVESLHGAYFGSHPLQPIKTPEMHEILIELSSPLTGYLGRIKGSDWKSDRFTFSAIYLLTKCSKIYLFSSLRALCILCGSFQNN; this is encoded by the coding sequence ATGATTAATACCGCTTTACGTTTACCAGCATCAGAAATTGAGGCATTGTTGCAAGGAAGAATAATTGCAGTAATGCCTAATAAATTTATTACTCTAGGGCGAGAATTTGCTCTTTGTCCAACAGACGCGTCAATTAATTTACTACCAGTTGAGCAGTACTATCGCCCAAGTTTTTTACCAATTGCTCAAAGTGCATTCACACAGCTAAATAGTGAGGGTGTTTTAATACAACCTCAGCAAATGAACTTACTTCCAGATGAGGAACAGTTAAAACTGCCCCTTCTAGCTTATAAAACAGCCTTGATAAAAGCTTGGGCGAGATGTGAGATGTGCCAAATTCTCAATAATGCTGAATCTTTAGCTTATTTATCACAGCTAACTATTTGGACGAAAGAAGGTTTACAGGAAATATTAACGCAACGTCAAAATATTTTCTTGGTATATCTGCGAGTATATCAGTTGCCTAAATCAATTGAAATTGCCGTAAATTCAAACAGCCAATTTATTCCTGTGCCACAGTTTATTAATGTTGCTGATACAAAACCAGTATTAAACGATCGCACCTTCGCCCAACGCAAGCATCAGTTAGAAAATCGACAGCCACCGCTGCATCCTGAATTGGAAGAATTGCAGAGTGCGATCGCATCCCTAAGCATTAGCCAACCAGCAGCGAAACAATTAGACGACGATATCAAAGTATTTTTGGGTTGGAGTAGCGATAAACCAACCAATTCATTAGATTTAGACTTACCTTGGATTCATAAAATTGCTGAAGTTGGAAACTCTAGCGACGGACATACATTTGAAAAATTGGTTCGTAGAGGATTACTAAAATTAGGCTTTACAGGTTCAGGTTTGAATCCAGATGCAATGGGTGGCGCAGGAGGCATGGATTTTTACGCTGAACAACCTTATCCAATAGTAGGAGAGTGCAAAGCAACTAAAACTGAGAAAGTTCCTGATGGTACACCTGCACAGTTATTAAAAATAGGTATGAACCATCTTGGTAAATTTCAGTATGACAATTCTATTAAATTAATTATAGCCGCCGGAGAATTAAATTTTTACGCATCAAGAACAGCTACCGAAAATCAAATGAATGTTATTAGCCCTGAAACACTACAAAAACTAGTTGAACTGCAAGCACACTACAAAAACTCTATCAACTTATTAGAACTAAAAGAGTGTTTGCAACAAGCTCCTTTTGGTTTAGCTGAAGATAAAATTAATATTTATATTGATAAAGTTGAACAATCTATAAGGTTGCGATCGCACATTGTTCAGCTTGTTAAAAACTATTTAGAAAACTCAGGTATAGAATCTGCTGGTGTTGAATCTCTACATGGTGCGTATTTTGGCTCACATCCGCTACAGCCAATCAAAACACCAGAAATGCACGAAATTCTGATAGAACTTTCCTCACCTTTAACAGGCTATTTAGGACGAATTAAAGGTAGTGATTGGAAAAGCGATCGCTTTACTTTCTCCGCGATTTACCTATTAACTAAATGTAGTAAAATATATCTCTTTTCTTCTCTTCGCGCTCTTTGCATACTTTGCGGTTCGTTTCAAAATAACTAA
- a CDS encoding Nif11-like leader peptide family natural product precursor, which produces MYYQIWNFFLKEDKYIYWKEKIKVNKNFDKVTWQKIIDFLSLVEQTFQLKSQLAETDSLEPFLKLATENGYNLTAEELAWFLVTRRQIWDLFDFAQKTPSLKEELLIAKDPQQFVDIAAENGYYFSVDELAWLLIEIKSSSDLVSINNSVGEILPVSSYGRIEIGYWIWLAEHWGIVPPFCHRDKPSTFLCQNLNNPFLPDRCFLPKSYFNQRLMAIHN; this is translated from the coding sequence ATGTATTATCAAATTTGGAATTTCTTTCTTAAAGAAGATAAATACATTTATTGGAAAGAAAAAATAAAAGTTAACAAAAACTTTGACAAAGTTACATGGCAAAAAATTATTGATTTCTTGTCATTAGTAGAGCAAACTTTCCAGTTAAAAAGTCAACTAGCAGAAACCGATAGCCTTGAGCCGTTTCTAAAGTTAGCAACAGAAAACGGTTACAATTTGACCGCAGAAGAACTCGCCTGGTTTCTAGTTACGAGAAGACAGATTTGGGATCTTTTTGATTTTGCACAAAAAACGCCATCTCTCAAAGAAGAATTGCTAATAGCTAAAGATCCACAGCAGTTTGTTGATATCGCTGCCGAAAACGGCTATTACTTTTCTGTAGATGAGTTAGCTTGGTTGTTAATTGAAATCAAATCATCTTCAGATTTAGTATCTATTAACAACAGTGTTGGAGAGATTCTCCCGGTCTCAAGCTACGGCAGAATTGAAATAGGATACTGGATTTGGCTAGCAGAACACTGGGGAATTGTGCCACCATTTTGTCATCGAGATAAACCCAGTACTTTCTTATGTCAAAATCTCAACAATCCTTTTTTACCCGATCGCTGTTTCTTACCCAAGAGTTACTTTAATCAACGCCTGATGGCAATTCATAATTAA
- a CDS encoding glucose-6-phosphate isomerase yields MDARALWQRYQNWLYFHEGLGLYLDISRMRFDDAFVDSLRPKFEKAFADMAQLEKGAIANPDENRMVGHYWLRNPDLAPAPELTQEIVQTLELIEAFAEKVQTGAIHPPRASRFTDIISIGIGGSALGPQFVAEALAPDFPPLKLHFIDNNDPAGIDRVINHLRNSLASTLVLVISKSGGTPEPRNGMIEVKKAYAGHNLEFAQYAVAITSVDSNLDKLAKEEGWLARFPMYDWVGGRTSEMSAVGLVPAALQGIDVRAMLDGAKEMDDATRVPDVKNNPAALLALSWYFAGNGKGEKDMVVLPYKDSLFLFSRYLQQLVMESLGKEKDLDGNVVHQGIAVYGNKGSTDQHAYVQQLREGVANFFATFIEVLEDRQGPSTEIDPGVTSGDYLSGFLQGTRQALYENHRDSITVTIPQVNPRTVGALIALYERAVGLYASLVNVNAYHQPGVEAGKKAAASILDLQTRVVAVLQKEKTPLTLDELAEKAGASDQVEAIYKILRHIHANQRGVVLQGDLQKPGSLTVSAS; encoded by the coding sequence ATGGATGCTAGGGCACTTTGGCAACGATACCAAAACTGGTTATATTTCCACGAGGGATTGGGACTGTACTTAGACATCAGTCGAATGCGGTTCGATGATGCCTTCGTGGATTCGTTGCGGCCGAAGTTTGAGAAGGCGTTTGCGGATATGGCTCAACTGGAGAAGGGTGCGATCGCAAATCCCGACGAGAACCGCATGGTTGGACATTACTGGCTGCGAAATCCTGATTTAGCGCCAGCTCCAGAACTTACACAAGAAATAGTCCAAACCTTAGAACTAATCGAAGCCTTTGCGGAAAAAGTCCAAACAGGTGCTATTCATCCTCCCAGAGCAAGCCGCTTCACGGATATTATCTCCATTGGTATTGGTGGTTCCGCTCTCGGCCCCCAATTTGTCGCGGAAGCTCTCGCTCCTGATTTCCCACCCCTGAAACTTCACTTTATCGATAACAACGATCCCGCAGGTATCGATCGCGTTATCAATCATCTCCGAAATAGCCTCGCCAGCACTTTGGTTTTGGTAATCTCCAAATCTGGAGGAACACCAGAACCTCGCAACGGCATGATTGAAGTTAAAAAAGCATACGCCGGACACAATTTGGAATTTGCTCAATATGCGGTAGCAATTACCAGCGTTGATAGCAACCTCGATAAGCTGGCCAAAGAGGAAGGCTGGCTGGCCAGATTTCCGATGTATGACTGGGTAGGAGGACGCACCTCAGAAATGTCTGCTGTGGGGCTAGTACCAGCCGCATTACAAGGGATTGATGTTCGCGCTATGCTAGATGGCGCAAAAGAGATGGATGACGCTACCCGCGTCCCAGATGTAAAAAATAACCCAGCAGCCTTGCTTGCTTTGTCTTGGTACTTTGCAGGTAATGGAAAGGGCGAAAAAGATATGGTTGTTCTACCTTACAAGGACAGCTTATTTTTATTCAGTCGCTATTTGCAACAGCTGGTGATGGAATCCTTGGGCAAGGAAAAAGACTTAGACGGCAACGTTGTCCATCAAGGTATAGCCGTTTATGGTAACAAAGGCTCAACAGATCAACACGCTTATGTCCAGCAGTTACGCGAGGGTGTAGCGAATTTCTTTGCTACCTTCATCGAAGTGTTGGAAGATCGTCAAGGCCCATCCACTGAAATAGATCCAGGAGTTACATCAGGCGATTATCTTTCCGGTTTTCTCCAAGGAACCCGACAAGCGCTTTATGAAAATCACCGCGATTCGATTACAGTCACGATTCCCCAAGTTAATCCCCGAACTGTAGGGGCATTAATTGCTTTGTACGAACGTGCTGTTGGTTTATATGCTAGTTTGGTCAACGTCAACGCGTACCATCAACCAGGAGTAGAAGCTGGCAAAAAAGCTGCCGCCTCCATTCTCGATTTACAAACACGAGTAGTAGCAGTGCTACAAAAAGAAAAAACTCCCCTTACTCTTGACGAACTCGCCGAGAAGGCAGGCGCATCAGACCAAGTTGAGGCAATTTACAAGATTTTGCGTCACATCCATGCCAATCAGCGGGGTGTAGTTTTACAAGGCGATCTTCAGAAACCCGGTAGTTTGACCGTTTCTGCTAGCTGA
- a CDS encoding cytotoxic translational repressor of toxin-antitoxin stability system: MSLEMRYARSFLLDLKNLEPAAYERVHDFVFIELAQKWQLTDLKELRQLDSEGIFHRFTLDNYLIGIEIRGEIVKFLRVIPMPDV; the protein is encoded by the coding sequence GTGAGTCTGGAAATGCGCTATGCCAGGTCTTTTTTACTAGACCTGAAAAATTTAGAACCTGCCGCCTACGAGCGGGTGCATGATTTTGTCTTTATTGAGTTAGCCCAAAAGTGGCAACTGACTGATTTAAAAGAACTGCGGCAGCTTGATAGTGAAGGCATTTTTCACCGCTTCACCCTCGATAATTACCTGATTGGTATAGAAATTAGGGGTGAAATTGTGAAATTTCTGCGTGTCATCCCTATGCCAGATGTTTAA
- a CDS encoding branched-chain amino acid ABC transporter permease has translation MLDYLIFLAISTALFALFALGLNLQWGFTGLINFGHIAFMTLGAYTTVLLSLKGVPLLVSALAGAIVAALLGLIIGFVTLRLREDYLGIVTIGTGELIRLVVNNQELPVGDTWISGAFGVQSYPIPLSTEPNLFVRLVMIGLLTLLAAITFFTLWRWIRTTQISRTTDLGKRTTSKQEFISRLAVGIVLAVLAAAIYISGVIGLYNYNPKAGLMLVLLLVLAFVYWRLEILVRSPWGRILKAIREDEEIPKALGKNVFWYKLQSLMLGGAIAGIAGAFFAWQLSAIYPDNFQPQITFDTWIMVILGGSGNNVGTIVGAVIFFAYDALTREVLPRIVPLDEARLGAFRIMVIGLILMVLMIWRPQGILGKKEELTLGK, from the coding sequence ATGCTTGACTATCTCATTTTCTTAGCAATTTCTACAGCACTTTTTGCTCTATTCGCATTAGGACTGAATTTACAGTGGGGCTTTACGGGATTAATTAACTTTGGTCATATTGCTTTCATGACTCTGGGAGCGTATACAACGGTATTGTTAAGCTTAAAAGGCGTACCCCTACTTGTATCGGCACTGGCTGGGGCAATTGTCGCAGCCTTATTGGGTTTGATAATTGGTTTTGTGACTCTCCGCTTACGAGAAGATTATCTAGGAATTGTCACCATTGGTACGGGCGAATTAATTCGTTTGGTGGTGAATAATCAGGAATTACCTGTGGGTGATACTTGGATTTCTGGGGCGTTTGGTGTCCAAAGTTATCCCATACCCCTATCCACAGAGCCGAATTTGTTTGTCAGATTAGTGATGATTGGGTTGTTAACGCTGCTAGCTGCCATAACTTTTTTTACATTGTGGCGATGGATTCGTACTACCCAAATATCTCGGACTACTGATTTGGGCAAAAGGACAACTAGCAAACAAGAATTTATATCCCGCTTGGCTGTGGGAATTGTGTTAGCAGTTTTGGCGGCAGCGATTTATATTTCCGGGGTGATTGGACTGTATAATTACAACCCAAAAGCGGGTTTAATGCTGGTGTTGCTGTTGGTTTTAGCATTTGTATACTGGCGCTTAGAAATTTTGGTGCGATCGCCTTGGGGTAGAATTCTCAAAGCTATCCGTGAAGATGAAGAAATTCCCAAGGCGCTGGGAAAAAATGTATTTTGGTATAAATTACAATCTCTCATGCTTGGAGGTGCGATCGCAGGTATCGCTGGTGCTTTCTTTGCTTGGCAACTCAGCGCCATTTACCCCGATAATTTTCAACCGCAGATCACCTTTGACACTTGGATTATGGTGATTTTAGGCGGTTCTGGAAATAATGTCGGCACAATTGTAGGTGCAGTAATTTTCTTTGCTTACGATGCGCTGACGCGAGAAGTCTTACCCAGAATCGTTCCCCTTGATGAAGCACGTTTGGGTGCATTTCGCATCATGGTAATCGGATTAATTTTGATGGTACTGATGATTTGGCGTCCTCAAGGTATCTTAGGGAAAAAAGAGGAACTCACCCTTGGTAAATAA
- a CDS encoding ABC transporter ATP-binding protein: MVNNYSSPLPLLAATGLSKSFGGVKAVNEARIEVAKGSITGLIGPNGAGKTTLFNLLSNFIRPDKGRVIFDGEPIHNLQPYQIAQQGVIRTFQVARTLSRLSVLENMLLAAQKQTGENFWQVQLQPHVVAKEEKQLQERAMFLLESVGLAKKAHDYAGCLSGGQRKLLEMGRALMTNPKLILLDEPAAGVNPRLIDDICDRIITWNRQDGMTFLIIEHNMDVVMSLCDRVWVLAEGQNLADGTPAEIQTNPKVLEAYLGK; encoded by the coding sequence TTGGTAAATAACTATTCATCCCCACTTCCCCTTTTGGCAGCCACGGGACTTTCTAAAAGCTTTGGTGGTGTCAAAGCAGTTAATGAAGCCAGAATCGAAGTTGCTAAAGGCAGCATTACGGGCTTGATTGGCCCCAATGGTGCTGGTAAAACTACTTTATTTAACTTACTCTCAAACTTCATTCGCCCAGATAAGGGACGAGTGATTTTTGACGGCGAACCGATTCACAATTTGCAACCATATCAAATCGCCCAGCAGGGTGTAATCCGCACCTTTCAGGTTGCACGAACTCTCTCGCGGTTGTCGGTGTTAGAAAATATGCTGCTGGCGGCGCAAAAACAAACGGGTGAAAATTTTTGGCAGGTGCAGTTGCAACCGCACGTTGTCGCTAAGGAAGAAAAGCAACTGCAAGAGCGGGCAATGTTTTTATTAGAATCAGTGGGCTTGGCAAAAAAAGCACACGATTATGCTGGTTGCTTGTCTGGTGGACAACGGAAACTGCTGGAAATGGGACGGGCGCTGATGACTAATCCCAAGTTAATTTTGTTGGATGAACCAGCAGCCGGGGTGAATCCGAGATTGATTGATGATATTTGCGATCGCATTATCACTTGGAATCGCCAAGACGGGATGACCTTTCTGATTATCGAACACAATATGGATGTTGTTATGTCCTTGTGCGATCGTGTTTGGGTACTTGCTGAAGGGCAGAATTTGGCTGATGGTACACCAGCAGAGATTCAAACTAATCCCAAAGTTCTAGAGGCGTATTTGGGAAAATAA
- a CDS encoding Uma2 family endonuclease, whose amino-acid sequence MSMMTIRDLEQVQTAFTEAGLDYQLELDNGKISIMGPSDIVSSEISSRLIAFLFAWINPRRWGRVFDSAGGFIMPDTNLKAPDVSFVRASRLLQSPRYFGELVPDLVVEIKSQSDKIKLIAAKILKFIELGAIVGILIDPDEETVTIYRSTGEPIVLENGDILTIPELFPGWELPVTELWPPIFTEGETQI is encoded by the coding sequence ATGTCAATGATGACAATCAGAGATTTAGAGCAAGTTCAAACAGCTTTTACCGAAGCAGGTTTAGATTACCAGCTGGAACTCGACAATGGGAAAATTTCAATAATGGGCCCGTCAGATATTGTATCCAGCGAAATCAGTAGTCGTCTCATTGCCTTTCTCTTTGCTTGGATAAATCCTCGTCGCTGGGGAAGAGTATTTGATTCTGCTGGCGGTTTCATCATGCCAGATACAAACCTCAAAGCGCCTGATGTTTCCTTTGTTCGAGCTTCCCGACTTCTCCAAAGTCCTCGTTACTTTGGAGAACTTGTCCCTGACTTGGTGGTAGAAATTAAATCTCAGAGCGATAAAATTAAACTTATAGCAGCCAAAATTCTGAAATTTATAGAATTAGGAGCGATCGTCGGCATTCTCATTGATCCTGATGAAGAGACAGTTACAATTTATCGCTCTACAGGCGAACCTATAGTTTTAGAAAATGGCGATATTTTAACCATACCAGAACTTTTTCCTGGTTGGGAATTGCCTGTTACTGAATTGTGGCCTCCTATTTTTACCGAGGGAGAAACACAAATTTAG